A window from Vulcanimicrobium alpinum encodes these proteins:
- a CDS encoding hypothetical protein (Catalyzes the synthesis of acetoacetyl coenzyme A from two molecules of acetyl coenzyme A. It can also act as a thiolase, catalyzing the reverse reaction and generating two-carbon units from the four-carbon product of fatty acid oxidation), which produces MKSGTQVLATARTPFGRLGGALSSLGATSLGGDAIRNAIARAGIDRADVEHVIMGEVLQAGVGQAPARQAAFKAGLAKTTTAETINKVCASGLLAVAYAARYITAGDHRVVVAGGMESMSNAPYLLPGARNGYRFGNGVVVDAMIHDGLWDYYFDEVMASQGARVAAELGVTRAVQDEFAYQSHKRATDAHEAGALAAEIAPVKVATKAKGKIVVDRVPHAARPRIPAMAGGGASDSVWNHVPPENMVADPAQFSPYVSGDVPFTLVDRDEPVRTDASIEAMAKLKPLDPGGTITAGNAPGVNDGAAALVLGSLDYARSVGVEPLGEIVDHAGVAWDPPYLALVPAMAAQKLLDKTNLRASDIHVWEINEAFAAVALTAAARLGLDPTVVNAQGGAVAFGHPIGASGARIVASVVHQLRKRGGGYGIAAICSGGGQGDAVLVHVG; this is translated from the coding sequence ATGAAGTCCGGTACACAGGTCCTGGCGACCGCCCGCACGCCGTTCGGCCGCCTCGGCGGCGCGCTTTCTTCGCTCGGGGCGACGTCGCTCGGCGGCGACGCGATCCGCAACGCGATCGCACGTGCCGGGATCGACCGGGCCGACGTCGAGCACGTCATCATGGGCGAAGTGCTGCAGGCCGGCGTCGGCCAAGCCCCGGCGCGTCAGGCGGCGTTCAAAGCCGGCCTCGCCAAGACGACGACCGCCGAGACCATCAACAAGGTCTGCGCCTCGGGCCTCCTCGCCGTCGCCTATGCGGCGCGCTACATCACGGCGGGCGATCATCGCGTGGTCGTCGCCGGCGGGATGGAGTCGATGTCGAACGCGCCCTACCTGCTCCCCGGCGCGCGCAACGGATACCGCTTCGGCAACGGCGTGGTGGTCGACGCGATGATCCACGACGGCCTCTGGGACTATTACTTCGACGAGGTAATGGCGTCGCAGGGGGCGCGCGTCGCGGCGGAGCTGGGCGTCACGCGCGCCGTGCAGGACGAGTTCGCGTACCAGAGCCACAAGCGCGCGACCGACGCGCACGAAGCGGGCGCGCTCGCGGCGGAGATCGCGCCGGTCAAGGTCGCGACCAAAGCGAAGGGCAAGATCGTCGTCGATCGCGTGCCGCACGCGGCGCGTCCGCGCATCCCGGCGATGGCCGGCGGCGGCGCGAGCGACTCGGTGTGGAACCACGTTCCGCCCGAGAACATGGTCGCCGATCCGGCGCAGTTCTCGCCGTACGTGAGCGGCGATGTGCCGTTCACGCTCGTCGATCGCGACGAACCGGTGCGCACCGACGCCTCGATCGAAGCGATGGCGAAACTCAAGCCGCTCGACCCGGGCGGGACGATCACCGCCGGCAACGCGCCCGGCGTCAACGACGGCGCGGCGGCGCTCGTCCTGGGCTCGCTCGACTACGCGCGGAGCGTCGGCGTCGAACCTCTCGGCGAGATCGTCGATCACGCCGGCGTAGCGTGGGATCCGCCGTACCTCGCCCTCGTCCCCGCGATGGCGGCGCAGAAACTGCTGGACAAGACGAACCTGCGCGCGAGCGATATCCACGTGTGGGAGATCAACGAAGCCTTCGCCGCCGTCGCGCTGACCGCGGCGGCGCGCCTGGGTCTCGATCCCACCGTCGTGAACGCGCAGGGCGGCGCGGTCGCGTTCGGCCATCCGATCGGAGCGTCGGGCGCGCGTATCGTCGCCTCCGTCGTCCACCAGCTGCGCAAGCGCGGCGGCGGCTACGGAATCGCGGCAATCTGCTCCGGCGGCGGCCAAGGCGACGCCGTCCTCGTCCACGTCGGCTGA
- a CDS encoding GDP-mannose 4,6-dehydratase — MRVLVTGSGGFVGTHLVALLEARGHEVVRADHRGGDDVLALDVRDPLAVRGAVELAQPEAIAHLAAQAFVPASLEDPAATFDVNATGTLHLLDAARALAADTGIAPRVLVVGSADVYGVQPPDAFPLRETAPLAPRSPYAASKVAAEALAIAFARSFGVDAVATRAFNHIGPGQDERFAVAAFAAQIARVAACGDPRVLVGNLESIRDFLDVRDVCEAYALLLEGAGAAGEVYNVASGSGIAMREVLRRLIDLARVGVEVREDPARMRPADVPVSIGDAAKLRAATGWTPRIPLTAALRAVYDDARTRAAASAR; from the coding sequence ATGCGCGTGCTGGTCACCGGATCCGGAGGCTTCGTCGGCACGCATCTGGTGGCGCTGCTCGAGGCGCGCGGCCACGAAGTCGTGCGGGCCGATCATCGCGGCGGCGACGACGTGCTGGCGCTCGACGTGCGCGATCCGCTCGCGGTCCGCGGCGCGGTCGAGCTCGCGCAGCCCGAAGCAATTGCGCACCTCGCCGCGCAGGCGTTCGTTCCCGCGTCGCTCGAGGATCCCGCCGCGACGTTCGACGTCAACGCGACGGGGACGCTGCATCTCCTCGACGCGGCGCGCGCGCTCGCCGCCGACACCGGGATCGCGCCGCGCGTCCTGGTCGTCGGGAGCGCCGACGTGTACGGCGTTCAGCCGCCTGACGCGTTCCCGCTGCGCGAGACCGCACCGCTCGCCCCGCGCAGTCCGTACGCCGCGAGCAAAGTCGCGGCCGAGGCGCTGGCGATCGCCTTTGCGCGCTCGTTCGGCGTCGACGCGGTCGCAACGCGCGCGTTCAACCACATCGGCCCCGGGCAGGACGAGCGCTTCGCCGTCGCCGCATTCGCGGCGCAGATCGCGCGAGTCGCCGCCTGCGGCGATCCGCGCGTACTGGTCGGCAACCTCGAATCGATCCGTGATTTCCTCGACGTGCGCGACGTCTGCGAGGCGTACGCGCTGCTGCTCGAAGGCGCGGGTGCGGCGGGCGAGGTCTACAACGTCGCGAGCGGGAGCGGGATCGCGATGCGCGAGGTCCTGCGACGCCTGATCGACCTGGCGCGGGTCGGCGTCGAGGTGCGCGAGGACCCAGCGCGAATGCGCCCGGCGGACGTCCCGGTCAGCATCGGCGACGCGGCGAAACTGCGCGCGGCGACGGGCTGGACGCCCCGCATCCCCCTGACGGCGGCGCTGCGCGCCGTCTACGACGACGCGCGAACGCGCGCCGCCGCTTCCGCAAGGTGA
- a CDS encoding cation diffusion facilitator family transporter produces the protein MNAHQHADAHDNGHAHGTSTFRLKIALGATAAIAVLELAGGIAAGSLALLSDAAHVTMDVVALGIALAAAVQSKRPATHRQTYGFARYEILAALANGGLLTAVTILIVIEAVKRLIHPELPAGGLMAAVAAIGLAVNVSVGVMLVRGSHGNLNVRAALLHVAGDALGAIAVIVGAGVILLTGAAWIDAAMSILISGIIVAGIVAIVREATDVLLESAPGHAEVPAVRTRICDVDGVVDVHDLHVWTIGSGSHALSAHVVLDDRKLSEATLVLRTIDTAMRDDFDITHVTVQFECESCDPDTTIVCTQTPTLSR, from the coding sequence GTGAACGCCCACCAGCACGCCGACGCGCACGATAACGGTCACGCGCACGGCACGTCGACGTTCCGGCTGAAGATCGCGCTCGGCGCGACCGCCGCGATCGCCGTGCTGGAGCTCGCCGGCGGGATCGCCGCCGGATCGCTGGCGCTGCTCTCCGACGCCGCCCACGTCACGATGGACGTCGTCGCGCTGGGGATCGCGCTCGCCGCCGCCGTGCAGTCGAAGCGCCCCGCGACGCACCGCCAGACCTACGGTTTCGCACGGTACGAGATTCTCGCCGCGCTCGCCAACGGGGGTTTGCTCACCGCGGTTACGATCCTCATCGTCATCGAGGCGGTGAAGCGTCTGATCCATCCGGAGCTTCCGGCCGGCGGACTGATGGCCGCGGTCGCCGCGATCGGGCTGGCGGTGAACGTCTCGGTCGGCGTGATGCTGGTGCGCGGCAGTCACGGGAACCTCAATGTGCGCGCGGCACTGCTGCACGTCGCCGGCGACGCGCTCGGTGCGATCGCCGTGATCGTCGGCGCCGGCGTCATCTTGCTCACCGGCGCGGCGTGGATCGACGCCGCGATGTCGATCCTCATCTCGGGGATCATCGTCGCCGGCATCGTTGCGATCGTGCGCGAAGCGACCGACGTGCTACTGGAGAGCGCGCCCGGTCACGCCGAGGTGCCGGCGGTGCGCACCCGCATTTGCGACGTCGACGGCGTCGTCGACGTGCACGATCTGCACGTGTGGACGATCGGCTCCGGATCGCACGCGCTCTCCGCGCACGTCGTCCTCGACGACCGCAAGCTGAGCGAAGCGACGCTCGTGCTGCGCACGATCGACACCGCGATGCGCGACGACTTCGACATCACCCACGTCACGGTGCAGTTCGAATGCGAGAGCTGCGACCCCGATACCACGATCGTCTGCACCCAAACCCCAACCCTGTCGCGCTGA
- a CDS encoding 3-hydroxybutyryl-CoA dehydrogenase has product MRVLVIGAGQMGAGIAQVLAAKGHEVLLNDVDEARIRRGIDGIAKRLDRDVEKGKLSAEQRGEILTHIDPRPHFRDLDIHLAIEAATERLDLKLELFRDLDRNTPPEAIIASNTSSISITTLGAATAKPDRVIGMHFMNPVPVMKLVEIIRGIATSDATYAHVRDLALGLDKTPVEVRDFPGFISNRVLLPMINEAVYALYEGVASVEAIDTVMKLGMNHPMGPLALADFIGLDTCLAIMNVLYDGFGDSKYRPCPLLKQFVAAGWYGKKSGRGFYDYTAALPVPAAAPNGAYAPASAAR; this is encoded by the coding sequence ATGAGGGTTTTGGTCATCGGGGCCGGGCAGATGGGCGCCGGCATCGCGCAGGTTCTGGCCGCCAAGGGGCACGAGGTGCTGCTCAACGACGTCGACGAGGCGCGCATCCGGCGCGGGATCGACGGGATCGCGAAGCGCCTCGATCGCGACGTCGAAAAGGGAAAACTCTCCGCCGAGCAGCGCGGCGAGATTCTCACCCATATCGACCCGCGCCCGCACTTTCGCGACCTCGACATCCATCTCGCGATCGAAGCGGCGACCGAGCGGCTCGATCTGAAGCTCGAGCTGTTCCGCGATCTCGACCGCAACACGCCGCCCGAAGCGATCATCGCCTCGAACACGTCGTCGATCTCGATCACGACGCTCGGCGCCGCGACCGCGAAGCCCGATCGCGTGATCGGGATGCATTTCATGAACCCCGTCCCGGTGATGAAGCTCGTCGAGATCATCCGCGGGATCGCCACCTCCGACGCGACGTACGCGCACGTCCGCGACCTCGCGCTCGGCCTCGACAAGACGCCGGTCGAAGTCCGCGATTTCCCCGGCTTCATCAGCAACCGCGTCCTGCTCCCGATGATCAACGAAGCGGTCTACGCACTCTACGAAGGCGTTGCGTCGGTCGAGGCGATCGACACGGTGATGAAGCTCGGGATGAATCACCCGATGGGACCGCTCGCGCTTGCCGATTTCATCGGGCTCGACACGTGCCTGGCGATCATGAACGTGCTCTACGACGGCTTCGGCGACTCGAAGTACCGGCCGTGTCCGCTGCTCAAGCAGTTCGTCGCGGCCGGCTGGTACGGGAAGAAATCGGGCCGCGGCTTCTACGACTATACGGCGGCGTTGCCGGTGCCCGCAGCGGCGCCGAACGGCGCTTACGCGCCGGCGTCCGCCGCGCGATGA
- a CDS encoding methyltransferase family protein: MNDDSSQAQDLRSLVFAQRGTLLALPAVVLAALGKPSAFSIATGLPLAFTGEAIRMWAVGYSGVTTRSDRVIAPKLVTAGPYAYVRNPLYVGNFLTAAGFAFAFTGKNGALPRALLVAGSLAAMLGVYATIVPHEEAYLRRTFGEEFDEYTRRVPPVFPLVEPAEPQQGSYDPEVIAAAESRTFLTFGAMLAVLAVKALRS; the protein is encoded by the coding sequence GTGAACGACGACTCGTCCCAAGCCCAGGATCTTCGCTCCCTCGTGTTCGCGCAGCGCGGTACGCTGCTCGCGCTTCCGGCGGTCGTGCTGGCGGCGCTCGGGAAGCCGAGCGCGTTCTCGATCGCGACGGGCTTGCCGCTCGCGTTCACCGGCGAGGCGATTCGGATGTGGGCCGTCGGCTACAGCGGCGTGACGACGCGCAGCGATCGCGTCATCGCGCCGAAGCTCGTCACCGCAGGCCCGTACGCGTACGTCCGCAATCCGCTCTACGTCGGCAACTTCCTCACCGCGGCGGGCTTCGCGTTCGCGTTCACGGGCAAGAACGGCGCGCTGCCGCGCGCGCTGCTCGTCGCCGGTTCGCTCGCGGCGATGCTCGGCGTCTACGCGACGATCGTCCCGCACGAAGAAGCGTACCTCCGGCGCACGTTCGGCGAAGAATTCGACGAGTACACCCGCCGCGTGCCGCCGGTGTTTCCCTTGGTGGAACCCGCGGAGCCGCAGCAGGGGTCGTACGATCCCGAAGTGATCGCCGCAGCGGAGTCCCGCACGTTCCTCACCTTCGGCGCGATGCTCGCCGTCTTGGCGGTCAAAGCCCTGCGCTCGTGA
- a CDS encoding acyl-CoA dehydrogenase family protein, translated as MMVGQSRAVGFEPTEDQRAIGAVAREIAQREIAPHITAWDRAHLFPRELYGALNDAGLMGMLVPDAYGGVGADYVAYALAIEELARVDAGTAVTVSVHSMICSAIASLGSETQKTRWLERLAAGDTIAGFGLTEPDAGSDAASLRATARRDGDAYVLNGRKQWCTNGGYAGVVMAMFRTGGAGAKGISAFLIDTSLPGIVVEKTTEKLGIHTSNTVDLAFDDVRVPVGALLGEEGAGLSQALTTLTAGRIGIAAQAAGILAACLDASVTFARDRIAFGKPIGAFEGVSFKIARMATDLEAARLMVYRAAALADAGRPFAIAASQAKLFASTKAREHASEAVQIHGGYGYTTEFPVERYYRDAKITEIYEGTSEIQQLIIARDSLGRLD; from the coding sequence ATGATGGTCGGCCAGTCGCGCGCGGTCGGCTTCGAACCGACCGAAGACCAGCGCGCGATCGGTGCGGTCGCGCGGGAGATCGCGCAGCGCGAGATCGCGCCGCACATCACCGCTTGGGATCGCGCGCACCTCTTTCCGCGCGAGCTCTACGGCGCGCTCAACGACGCCGGGCTGATGGGGATGCTGGTCCCCGACGCCTACGGCGGCGTCGGCGCCGACTACGTCGCGTACGCGCTGGCGATCGAGGAGCTCGCGCGCGTCGATGCCGGCACCGCCGTCACCGTCTCCGTGCACTCGATGATCTGCAGCGCGATCGCGTCGCTCGGCAGCGAAACCCAGAAAACGCGGTGGCTCGAGCGGCTCGCCGCCGGCGACACGATCGCGGGCTTCGGCCTCACCGAGCCCGACGCCGGTTCCGACGCCGCGTCGCTGCGCGCGACCGCGCGTCGCGACGGCGATGCCTACGTCCTGAACGGCCGCAAGCAGTGGTGCACCAACGGCGGATACGCGGGCGTCGTGATGGCGATGTTCCGCACCGGCGGAGCGGGCGCGAAGGGGATCAGCGCGTTCCTCATCGACACATCGCTGCCGGGGATCGTCGTCGAGAAGACGACCGAGAAACTCGGGATCCACACCTCGAATACCGTCGATCTGGCGTTCGACGACGTGCGCGTGCCGGTCGGTGCGCTGCTCGGCGAGGAGGGGGCGGGGCTTTCGCAGGCGCTGACGACGCTCACGGCGGGCCGCATCGGGATCGCGGCGCAGGCGGCCGGGATCCTCGCCGCGTGCCTGGATGCCTCGGTGACGTTCGCGCGCGACCGCATCGCGTTCGGCAAGCCGATCGGCGCGTTCGAAGGCGTCTCGTTCAAGATCGCGCGGATGGCGACCGATCTCGAAGCGGCGCGGCTCATGGTCTATCGCGCGGCGGCGCTCGCCGACGCCGGCCGGCCGTTCGCGATCGCCGCCTCGCAAGCGAAATTGTTCGCGTCGACCAAGGCGCGCGAACACGCGTCGGAGGCGGTGCAGATCCACGGCGGCTACGGCTACACCACGGAGTTCCCGGTCGAACGCTACTATCGCGACGCGAAGATCACCGAGATCTACGAAGGAACCTCGGAGATCCAGCAGCTCATCATCGCGCGGGATTCACTCGGCCGCCTGGACTAG